One region of Gossypium raimondii isolate GPD5lz chromosome 6, ASM2569854v1, whole genome shotgun sequence genomic DNA includes:
- the LOC105774220 gene encoding MDIS1-interacting receptor like kinase 2, which translates to MMKSLTVLAPLILCVTLLFSSLNVASDSAAEALAILKWKASLQSQNHSVLLSWNTSNDPNTKTSPCAWFGIHCNHADSVTKINLTGYGVKGTLHSFPFSSLPNLAELDLSTNELYGIIPPKISQLSKLTYLDLSDNQFSGQIPPEISHLVHLQTLHLAGNQLNSSIPREIGQLKFLTDLALCSNKLNGCIPASLGKLSRLVSLLLYNNSLSGPIPPELGNLRNLVEVYLDTNRLTGPIPSTFGNLKKLTVLHMFNNSLSGPIPSELGNMESLSEISLYHNNLSGLIPTSFGDLRHLTVAHLYENQLSGPIPEEIGNLNSLVDLELSENQLNGSIPASLGSLSNLEILHLRDNRLSGSIPNEIGNLMKLIVLELDHNNLTGNLPQGICRGGSLENFTAADNQLTGPIPQGLKNCTSLKRVYLERNRLRGNISEDLGVYPNLRFIELSDNELYGEVSSNWGLCRSLQSLSIARNNLSGTIPAEIGNSRQIHRLDLSSNHLVGEIPKKISKLTSLLYLFLNGNQLSGSVPLELGLMSKLLYLDLSANQLSKSIPETIGNLSMSFYLNLSINRFSQRIPIQVGKLTTLVRLDLSHNMLSGEIPGEFRSLQSLETLNLSHNNLSGEIPSSLEKLRGLYTVDISYNELQGPIPNCQAFLNASGQELGGNKGLCGNARGLPPCTPFSKKGHNNNKTILVVMFSLLSVSCLLISSIALLFAFKKRKKDADEGRQSNASDEIFFSLSPFNGRKLFEEIIRATKDFDAQYCIGKGGYGNVYKAELSSGDVVAVKKFHLLHTSEMADQRQFLNEVRALVETRHRNIVKFYGFSSSAGHSFLVYKYLERGSLASVLSKNEESKKLDWNNRVNIVKGVVNALSYLHHDCSPPIVHRDITSNNILLDLEYEAHLSDFGIAKLLNPDSSNWSNIAGTYGYIAPELSYTMQVTEKCDVFSFGVLALELISGAYPGEFLSNLSIVTAESIPLNNVLDQRLSPPPPEVVNKLVFILNLAVSCLDNNPKSRPTMHTVSQLVFDHI; encoded by the exons ATGATGAAGAGTTTAACCGTGCTTGCCCCCTTAATCTTGTGTGTTACTTTACTATTTTCTTCTCTTAATGTCGCTTCTGATTCTGCAGCAGAAGCATTGGCAATCCTCAAATGGAAAGCCAGCCTTCAAAGCCAAAACCATTCTGTTTTGCTTTCCTGGAATACATCCAACGACCCAAATACCAAAACAAGTCCTTGTGCTTGGTTTGGAATTCATTGCAACCATGCTGACAGTGTTACTAAGATTAACCTCACTGGCTATGGTGTAAAAGGTACGCTCCATTCATTTCCATTCTCGTCTTTGCCTAATCTTGCAGAGTTGGACCTTAGCACCAATGAACTTTATGGCATAATCCCACCTAAAATCAGTCAGCTCTCCAAACTCACCTACCTCGATTTATCCGATAACCAGTTCTCTGGCCAAATCCCACCTGAAATTAGCCACCTTGTACATCTTCAGACCCTCCATCTTGCTGGAAATCAGTTGAACAGCTCAATTCCTCGAGAAATTGGTCAGCTCAAATTTCTCACTGACCTTGCCTTGTGTAGCAACAAGCTAAATGGTTGCATTCCTGCTTCTCTCGGTAAACTAAGTCGACTTGTTTCCTTGCTTCTCTATAATAATTCCCTTTCTGGTCCCATTCCTCCAGAATTGGGAAACCTTAGGAATTTAGTTGAAGTTTACCTGGACACCAACCGTCTAACTGGTCCCATCCCTTCCACATTTGGAAACTTGAAAAAACTGACGGTGCTTCATATGTTTAACAATAGTCTTTCAGGTCCCATCCCCTCTGAGTTAGGGAATATGGAATCTCTTTCTGAAATAAGCCTTTATCACAACAATCTATCTGGCTTGATCCCAACCTCATTTGGTGACTTGAGACATCTTACAGTTGCCCACCTTTATGAAAATCAACTCTCTGGGCCAATTCCTGAGGAGATAGGAAACTTGAATTCTCTTGTTGACCTGGAGTTGAGTGAAAACCAACTCAATGGCTCTATTCCTGCTTCACTTGGCAGTTTGAGCAACTTGGAAATTCTGCATCTCCGAGACAACCGACTCTCAGGTTCCATTCCTAATGAAATCGGAAACTTGATGAAGTTGATCGTGTTAGAACTAGACCACAACAATCTGACAGGAAATTTGCCGCAAGGCATTTGCCGTGGTGGATCACTTGAAAACTTCACAGCAGCAGACAACCAGCTTACCGGGCCAATCCCTCAAGGGTTGAAAAATTGCACTAGCTTGAAGAGAGTCTACCTTGAAAGAAACCGACTCAGAGGAAATATATCTGAAGATTTAGGCGTTTACCCAAACCTAAGATTCATTGAATTAAGTGACAACGAACTTTATGGTGAAGTGTCTTCCAATTGGGGATTGTGCAGAAGCTTACAGAGCCTATCTATTGCAAGGAACAATCTCAGTGGCACAATACCAGCTGAGATTGGAAACTCACGTCAGATACACAGGCTTGATCTTTCTTCAAATCATTTAGTTGGGGAGATtccaaagaaaatttcaaagttgACATCTTTGCTTTATCTTTTTTTGAATGGGAATCAACTTTCTGGTAGTGTACCCTTGGAACTAGGACTTATGTCCAAGCTTTTGTATCTAGATTTGTCTGCAAACCAATTGAGCAAGTCCATCCCTGAAACTATTGGGAATCTGTCCATGTCATTCTACTTGAATTTGAGCATCAATCGGTTTAGCCAAAGAATTCCAATTCAAGTAGGCAAGTTAACTACCTTGGTTCGACTAGATTTGAGTCACAACATGCTTTCAGGGGAGATTCCAGGGGAATTTCGAAGTTTGCAGAGCTTGGAGACACTAAACCTTTCTCACAATAATCTCTCTGGTGAAATACCATCCTCTTTGGAGAAGCTCCGAGGCTTGTACACTGTTGACATTTCATATAATGAACTCCAGGGTCCCATTCCCAACTGCCAAGCATTTCTAAATGCTTCAGGACAAGAATTGGGAGGGAACAAAGGATTATGTGGCAATGCTAGAGGATTACCGCCTTGCACACCTTTTTCTAAGAAGGgtcacaacaacaacaaaaccaTTTTAGTAGTTATGTTCTCTCTTTTATCGGTTTCTTGTCTCTTGATTTCATCAATTGCTTTGTTGTTTGCCTTcaagaagaggaagaaagatGCAGATGAAGGAAGGCAAAGCAATGCAAGTGATGAGATATTTTTCTCATTATCTCcctttaatggaagaaaattgTTTGAAGAGATCATTAGAGCTACCAAAGATTTTGATGCTCAATATTGCATTGGGAAGGGAGGATATGGAAACGTATACAAAGCAGAGCTGTCATCAGGAGATGTTGTAGCTGTGAAGAAATTCCATCTGTTGCATACCAGTGAAATGGCAGATCAAAGACAGTTCCTAAATGAGGTTAGGGCATTAGTAGAAACAAGACACAGAAATATTGTGAAGTTCTATGGTTTTTCTTCCTCTGCAGGTCATTCCTTTTTAGTATACAAGTATCTTGAAAGGGGTAGCTTGGCTTCTGTTCTCAGTAAGAATGAAGAATCTAAGAAATTGGACTGGAACAATAGGGTGAATATTGTCAAAGGTGTTGTTAATGCCCTCTCCTATTTGCACCATGACTGTTCACCGCCCATTGTTCATCGAGATATAACAAGCAACAACATTTTGCTTGATTTGGAGTATGAAGCTCACCTTTCAGACTTTGGCATTGCTAAGCTTCTCAATCCAGACTCATCCAATTGGAGTAATATTGCTGGAACATACGGATACATTGCACCAG AGCTTTCCTACACCATGCAAGTTACTGAAAAATGTGATGTGTTTAGTTTTGGTGTGCTGGCATTGGAATTGATATCCGGGGCATATCCGGGTGAATTTCTCTCTAATCTATCAATTGTAACAGCAGAAAGCATTCCACTAAACAATGTGTTGGATCAAAGGCTTTCGCCTCCTCCGCCAGAAGTTGTGAACAAACTCGTATTCATCCTGAACCTGGCTGTTTCATGTTTAGATAACAATCCAAAATCTAGGCCAACCATGCACACTGTTTCTCAGCTGGTGTTCGACCACATCTAG
- the LOC105771668 gene encoding MDIS1-interacting receptor like kinase 2 isoform X1, producing MKSLTLLAPLLLCVTLLFSSLNVASDSAAEALAILKWKASLQSQNHSVLLSWNTSNDPYTKTSPCAWFGIHCNHADSVTKINLTGYGVKGTLHSFPFSSLPNLAELDLSINELYGIIPHNISQLSKLTYLDLSYNQFSGQIPPEISHLLHLQTLHLAGNQLNGSIPQELGQLKFLTDLALCSNKLNGCIPASLGKLSRLLSLILFDNSLSGPIPPELGNLRNLVEVYLDTNHLTGPIPSTFGNLKKLTVLQMFNNSLSGPIPSELGNMESLSEISLYHNNLSGLIPTSFGDLRHLTVAQLYENQLSGPIPEEIGNLNSLVDLELCENQLNGSIPASLGSLSNLEILFLRDNRLSGSIPNEIGNLMKLIVLELDHNNLTGNLPQGICRGGSLEYFTAADNQLTGPIPQGLKNCTSLKRVYLERNRLRGNISEDLGVYPNLRFIELSDNELYGEVSSNWGLCRSLQSLSIARNNLSGTIPAEIGNSRQIHRLDLSSNHLVGEIPKKISKLTSLLYLFLNGNQLSGSVPLELGLMSKLLYLDLSANQLSKSIPETIGNLSRSFYLNLSINRFSQRIPIQVGKLTRLVHLDLSHNMLSGEIPGEFQSLQSLETLNLSHNNLSGEIPASLEKLRGLYTVDISSNELQGPIPNCQAFLNASVQELGRNKGLCGNARGLPPCTPFSKKGHKNNKTFLVVMFFLLSVSCLLISSIALLFAFKRKKDTDEERQSNASDEIFFSVTPFNGRILYKEITRTTKEFDAKYCIGKGGYGNVYKAELSSGDVVAVKKFHPLHTGEMADQRQFLNEVRALVETRHRNIVKFYGFCSSAGHSFLVYKYLERGSLASVLSKNEESKKLDWNKRVNIVKGVVNALSYLHHDCSPPIVHRDITSNNILLDLEYEAHLSDFGTAKLLNPDSSNWSNIAGTYGYIAPELSYTMQVTEKCDVFSFGVLALELIVGAYPGEFLSNLSILTAESIPLNNVLDQSLSPPPPEVVNKLIFILKLAVSCLNINPKSRPTMHTVSQLVFDHI from the exons ATGAAGAGTTTAACCTTGCTTGCTCCCTTACTCTTGTGTGTTACTTTACTATTTTCTTCTCTTAATGTCGCTTCTGATTCTGCAGCAGAAGCATTGGCAATCCTCAAATGGAAAGCCAGCCTTCAAAGCCAAAACCATTCTGTTTTGCTTTCCTGGAATACTTCCAACGACCCATATACCAAAACAAGTCCTTGTGCTTGGTTTGGAATCCATTGCAATCATGCTGACAGTGTTACTAAGATTAACCTCACTGGCTATGGTGTAAAAGGTACGCTCCATTCATTTCCATTCTCGTCTTTGCCTAATCTTGCAGAGTTGGACCTTAGCATCAATGAACTTTATGGCATAATCCCACATAATATCAGTCAGCTCTCCAAACTAACCTACCTCGATTTATCCTATAACCAGTTCTCTGGGCAAATACCACCTGAAATTAGCCACCTTCTACATCTTCAGACCCTTCACCTTGCTGGAAATCAGTTGAACGGCTCAATTCCTCAAGAACTTGGTCAGCTCAAATTTCTCACTGACCTTGCCTTGTGTAGCAACAAGCTAAATGGTTGCATTCCTGCTTCTCTTGGTAAACTAAGTCGACTTCTTTCCTTAATTCTCTTTGATAATTCCCTTTCTGGTCCCATTCCTCCAGAATTGGGAAACCTTAGGAATTTGGTTGAAGTTTACCTGGACACCAACCATCTAACTGGTCCAATCCCTTCCACGTTTGGAAACTTGAAAAAACTGACGGTGCTTCAGATGTTTAACAATAGTCTTTCAGGTCCCATCCCCTCTGAGTTAGGGAATATGGAATCTCTTTCTGAAATAAGCCTTTATCACAACAATCTATCTGGCTTGATCCCAACCTCATTTGGTGACTTGAGACATCTTACAGTTGCCCAACTTTATGAAAATCAACTCTCTGGGCCAATTCCTGAGGAGATAGGAAACTTGAATTCTCTTGTTGACCTGGAGTTGTGTGAAAACCAACTCAATGGCTCTATTCCTGCTTCACTTGGCAGTTTGAGCAACTTGGAAATTCTGTTCCTCCGAGACAACCGACTCTCAGGTTCCATTCCTAATGAAATCGGAAACTTGATGAAGTTGATCGTGTTAGAACTAGACCACAACAATCTGACAGGAAATTTGCCGCAAGGCATTTGCCGTGGTGGATCACTTGAATACTTCACAGCAGCTGACAACCAGCTTACCGGGCCAATCCCTCAAGGGTTGAAAAATTGCACTAGCTTGAAGAGAGTCTACCTTGAAAGAAACCGACTCAGAGGAAATATATCTGAAGATTTAGGCGTTTACCCAAACCTAAGATTCATTGAATTAAGTGACAACGAACTTTATGGTGAAGTGTCTTCCAATTGGGGATTGTGCAGGAGCTTACAGAGCCTATCTATTGCAAGGAACAATCTCAGTGGCACAATACCAGCTGAGATTGGAAACTCACGTCAGATACACAGGCTTGATCTTTCTTCAAATCATTTAGTTGGGGAGATtccaaagaaaatttcaaagttgACATCTTTGCTTTATCTTTTTTTGAATGGGAATCAACTTTCTGGTAGTGTACCCTTGGAACTAGGACTTATGTCCAAGCTTTTGTATCTAGATTTGTCTGCAAACCAATTGAGCAAGTCCATCCCTGAAACTATAGGGAATCTGTCCAGGTCATTCTACTTGAATTTGAGCATCAATCGGTTTAGCCAAAGAATTCCAATTCAAGTAGGTAAGTTAACTAGGCTGGTTCATCTAGATTTGAGTCATAACATGCTTTCAGGGGAGATTCCAGGGGAATTTCAAAGTTTGCAGAGCTTGGAGACACTAAACCTTTCTCACAATAATCTCTCTGGTGAAATACCAGCCTCTTTGGAGAAGCTCCGAGGCTTGTACACTGTTGACATTTCAAGTAATGAACTCCAGGGTCCCATTCCCAACTGCCAAGCATTTCTAAATGCTTCAGTACAAGAATTGGGACGGAACAAAGGATTATGTGGCAATGCTAGAGGCTTACCGCCTTGCACACCTTTTTCTAAGAAGGGtcacaaaaacaacaaaaccttTTTAGTAGTTATGTTCTTTCTTTTATCGGTTTCTTGTCTCTTGATTTCATCAATTGCTTTGTTGTTTGCCTTCAAGAGGAAGAAAGATACAGATGAAGAAAGACAAAGCAATGCAAGTGATGAAATATTTTTCTCTGTAACTCCCTTTAATGGAAGAATATTGTATAAAGAGATCACTAGAACCACCAAAGAGTTTGATGCTAAATATTGCATTGGGAAGGGAGGATATGGAAACGTATACAAAGCAGAGCTGTCATCAGGAGATGTTGTAGCTGTGAAGAAATTCCATCCGTTGCATACCGGTGAAATGGCAGATCAGAGACAGTTCCTAAATGAGGTAAGGGCATTAGTAGAAACAAGACACAGAAATATCGTGAAGTTCTACGGTTTTTGTTCCTCTGCAGGTCATTCCTTCTTAGTATACAAGTACCTTGAAAGGGGTAGCTTGGCTTCAGTTCTCAGTAAGAATGAAGAATCTAAGAAATTGGACTGGAACAAGAGGGTGAACATTGTCAAAGGTGTTGTTAATGCCCTCTCCTATTTGCACCATGACTGTTCACCGCCCATTGTTCATCGAGATATAACAAGCAACAACATTTTGCTTGATTTGGAGTATGAAGCTCACCTTTCAGACTTTGGCACTGCTAAGCTTCTCAATCCAGACTCATCCAATTGGAGTAATATTGCTGGAACATACGGATACATAGCACCAG AGCTTTCCTACACCATGCAAGTTACTGAAAAATGTGATGTGTTTAGCTTTGGAGTGCTGGCATTGGAATTGATAGTTGGGGCATATCCGGGTGAATTTCTCTCTAATCTATCAATTTTAACAGCAGAAAGCATTCCACTAAACAATGTGTTAGATCAAAGTCTTTCGCCTCCACCACCAGAAGTTGTGAACAAACTCATATTCATCCTGAAGCTGGCTGTTTCATGTTTAAATATCAATCCAAAATCTAGGCCAACCATGCACACTGTTTCTCAGCTGGTGTTCGACCACATCTAG
- the LOC105771668 gene encoding MDIS1-interacting receptor like kinase 2 isoform X2 produces the protein MKSLTLLAPLLLCVTLLFSSLNVASDSAAEALAILKWKASLQSQNHSVLLSWNTSNDPYTKTSPCAWFGIHCNHADSVTKINLTGYGVKGTLHSFPFSSLPNLAELDLSINELYGIIPHNISQLSKLTYLDLSYNQFSGQIPPEISHLLHLQTLHLAGNQLNGSIPQELGQLKFLTDLALCSNKLNGCIPASLGKLSRLLSLILFDNSLSGPIPPELGNLRNLVEVYLDTNHLTGPIPSTFGNLKKLTVLQMFNNSLSGPIPSELGNMESLSEISLYHNNLSGLIPTSFGDLRHLTVAQLYENQLSGPIPEEIGNLNSLVDLELCENQLNGSIPASLGSLSNLEILFLRDNRLSGSIPNEIGNLMKLIVLELDHNNLTGNLPQGICRGGSLEYFTAADNQLTGPIPQGLKNCTSLKRVYLERNRLRGNISEDLGVYPNLRFIELSDNELYGEVSSNWGLCRSLQSLSIARNNLSGTIPAEIGNSRQIHRLDLSSNHLVGEIPKKISKLTSLLYLFLNGNQLSGSVPLELGLMSKLLYLDLSANQLSKSIPETIGNLSRSFYLNLSINRFSQRIPIQVGKLTRLVHLDLSHNMLSGEIPGEFQSLQSLETLNLSHNNLSGEIPASLEKLRGLYTVDISSNELQGPIPNCQAFLNASVQELGRNKGLCGNARGLPPCTPFSKKGHKNNKTFLVVMFFLLSVSCLLISSIALLFAFKRKKDTDEERQSNASDEIFFSVTPFNGRILYKEITRTTKEFDAKYCIGKGGYGNVYKAELSSGDVVAVKKFHPLHTGEMADQRQFLNEVIPS, from the exons ATGAAGAGTTTAACCTTGCTTGCTCCCTTACTCTTGTGTGTTACTTTACTATTTTCTTCTCTTAATGTCGCTTCTGATTCTGCAGCAGAAGCATTGGCAATCCTCAAATGGAAAGCCAGCCTTCAAAGCCAAAACCATTCTGTTTTGCTTTCCTGGAATACTTCCAACGACCCATATACCAAAACAAGTCCTTGTGCTTGGTTTGGAATCCATTGCAATCATGCTGACAGTGTTACTAAGATTAACCTCACTGGCTATGGTGTAAAAGGTACGCTCCATTCATTTCCATTCTCGTCTTTGCCTAATCTTGCAGAGTTGGACCTTAGCATCAATGAACTTTATGGCATAATCCCACATAATATCAGTCAGCTCTCCAAACTAACCTACCTCGATTTATCCTATAACCAGTTCTCTGGGCAAATACCACCTGAAATTAGCCACCTTCTACATCTTCAGACCCTTCACCTTGCTGGAAATCAGTTGAACGGCTCAATTCCTCAAGAACTTGGTCAGCTCAAATTTCTCACTGACCTTGCCTTGTGTAGCAACAAGCTAAATGGTTGCATTCCTGCTTCTCTTGGTAAACTAAGTCGACTTCTTTCCTTAATTCTCTTTGATAATTCCCTTTCTGGTCCCATTCCTCCAGAATTGGGAAACCTTAGGAATTTGGTTGAAGTTTACCTGGACACCAACCATCTAACTGGTCCAATCCCTTCCACGTTTGGAAACTTGAAAAAACTGACGGTGCTTCAGATGTTTAACAATAGTCTTTCAGGTCCCATCCCCTCTGAGTTAGGGAATATGGAATCTCTTTCTGAAATAAGCCTTTATCACAACAATCTATCTGGCTTGATCCCAACCTCATTTGGTGACTTGAGACATCTTACAGTTGCCCAACTTTATGAAAATCAACTCTCTGGGCCAATTCCTGAGGAGATAGGAAACTTGAATTCTCTTGTTGACCTGGAGTTGTGTGAAAACCAACTCAATGGCTCTATTCCTGCTTCACTTGGCAGTTTGAGCAACTTGGAAATTCTGTTCCTCCGAGACAACCGACTCTCAGGTTCCATTCCTAATGAAATCGGAAACTTGATGAAGTTGATCGTGTTAGAACTAGACCACAACAATCTGACAGGAAATTTGCCGCAAGGCATTTGCCGTGGTGGATCACTTGAATACTTCACAGCAGCTGACAACCAGCTTACCGGGCCAATCCCTCAAGGGTTGAAAAATTGCACTAGCTTGAAGAGAGTCTACCTTGAAAGAAACCGACTCAGAGGAAATATATCTGAAGATTTAGGCGTTTACCCAAACCTAAGATTCATTGAATTAAGTGACAACGAACTTTATGGTGAAGTGTCTTCCAATTGGGGATTGTGCAGGAGCTTACAGAGCCTATCTATTGCAAGGAACAATCTCAGTGGCACAATACCAGCTGAGATTGGAAACTCACGTCAGATACACAGGCTTGATCTTTCTTCAAATCATTTAGTTGGGGAGATtccaaagaaaatttcaaagttgACATCTTTGCTTTATCTTTTTTTGAATGGGAATCAACTTTCTGGTAGTGTACCCTTGGAACTAGGACTTATGTCCAAGCTTTTGTATCTAGATTTGTCTGCAAACCAATTGAGCAAGTCCATCCCTGAAACTATAGGGAATCTGTCCAGGTCATTCTACTTGAATTTGAGCATCAATCGGTTTAGCCAAAGAATTCCAATTCAAGTAGGTAAGTTAACTAGGCTGGTTCATCTAGATTTGAGTCATAACATGCTTTCAGGGGAGATTCCAGGGGAATTTCAAAGTTTGCAGAGCTTGGAGACACTAAACCTTTCTCACAATAATCTCTCTGGTGAAATACCAGCCTCTTTGGAGAAGCTCCGAGGCTTGTACACTGTTGACATTTCAAGTAATGAACTCCAGGGTCCCATTCCCAACTGCCAAGCATTTCTAAATGCTTCAGTACAAGAATTGGGACGGAACAAAGGATTATGTGGCAATGCTAGAGGCTTACCGCCTTGCACACCTTTTTCTAAGAAGGGtcacaaaaacaacaaaaccttTTTAGTAGTTATGTTCTTTCTTTTATCGGTTTCTTGTCTCTTGATTTCATCAATTGCTTTGTTGTTTGCCTTCAAGAGGAAGAAAGATACAGATGAAGAAAGACAAAGCAATGCAAGTGATGAAATATTTTTCTCTGTAACTCCCTTTAATGGAAGAATATTGTATAAAGAGATCACTAGAACCACCAAAGAGTTTGATGCTAAATATTGCATTGGGAAGGGAGGATATGGAAACGTATACAAAGCAGAGCTGTCATCAGGAGATGTTGTAGCTGTGAAGAAATTCCATCCGTTGCATACCGGTGAAATGGCAGATCAGAGACAGTTCCTAAATGAG GTCATTCCTTCTTAG